A window from Cinclus cinclus chromosome 4, bCinCin1.1, whole genome shotgun sequence encodes these proteins:
- the REP15 gene encoding rab15 effector protein, giving the protein MWKRPPPAEKMGQKVSQEDNQESKAETLAICEVFSQGVLHASQRLKDYLGFVDPQSKFQPATNTLSEIFLVNFISFCVGKGVEEQIMTSKMTKQQSSLFGVDWIWTLCGSDKQVKLQIAVQALQPAELFHGEGPAEDCCREATLADECFQNMSRFEKLAEFCRLVGRDCLGLFVMFGVPGKPKDIRGVLLDSVAKEEQKCRLSGRNALRQFVTSTDSSLPTKDMLENCLGTKNGLKDVGNVYINFV; this is encoded by the coding sequence ATGTGGAAACGACCTCCTCCAGCAGAGAAAATGGGCCAGAAGGTCTCCCAGGAGGACAACCAGGAGAGCAAGGCTGAAACTCTGGCCATCTGTGAAGTCTTCAGCCAGGGTGTGCTCCACGCGTCTCAGAGGCTGAAGGACTATCTCGGTTTTGTGGATCCTCAGAGCAAATTCCAGCCAGCCACGAACACACTGAGCGAGATCTTCCTGGTCAACTTCATCAGCTTCTGCGTGGGAAAGGGCGTGGAGGAGCAGATCATGACCAGCAAAATGACCAAGCAGCAATCCTCTCTGTTCGGAGTGGACTGGATCTGGACTCTGTGTGGGTCTGACAAGCAGGTCAAGCTCCAGATCGCCGTGCAGGCTTTGCAGCCGGCCGAGCTCTTCCATGGCGAGGGCCCTGCCGAGGATTGCTGCCGGGAGGCCACGCTGGCCGACGAGTGCTTCCAGAACATGAGCAGATTTGAGAAACTGGCCGAGTTCTGCCGCCTGGTGGGACGTGACTGCCTGGGCCTGTTTGTCATGTTCGGTGTGCCAGGGAAGCCCAAGGATATCCGAGGAGTCCTGCTGGACAGCGTTGCCAAGGAGGAGCAAAAATGCCGCCTGTCGGGTAGGAATGCGCTGCGACAATTTGtcaccagcactgacagctCCCTGCCCACAAAAGACATGCTGGAAAATTGCCTGGGCACCAAAAACGGGCTGAAGGACGTGGGCAATGTGTACATAAACTTTGTGtga